GAAAGAAATCCAAAATCCATATGAATTCCGATAATTTtagctaattttttattttgataaaaatggCCGATTTACAAAATTAGTTGCACTTTTAAccgattttttattttgatcaaAATTAAATGGCATGCCATATGCTACGACACATACAAagcaaattattattaaatttatctaattttgaCTAAAGTCttgaattaaataaagtttaattttactaaatgaCCAACATTATAAAAAAGATCTTTTAGGTTTGGTTTCTTTTAACCATTATATCAACAATAATAAAGCAAATATAGGGTTTGAGTTTATTCAAAAATGACAACAAATTCCTAAACTTTCATAAAAGGACCACATATATGGAAAAACATTAAAAGATATCTATATTTTTAGTCTTTTCACAAAATTTacagtttcttttatttttattgtattaaaatattaaaaatatactttttacttttttttttcaaattttcagttttggttgattttttattttttatttagttatttctaaataaaataaccgaaaataactaaaaataataaaaataatttaaaaataactgaaaaataattaaaaaactgaaaaacaaTCACActgtaaatttagaaaaactgAAAACCAATCACACCGTAAATttcaacaaataaatatataacagtattttttaaaagaattacacagtaaatgtgattttttttGTGGTTAGTTTTAGGGTGTTTTTAAAGAGTAGAAATCCTTCCAAATCAACCTAAGcccattattttttataaaatatttaaattataactcagataaaatttttattgattaccTCTGAtcattaattactattttatcatAGTCCTAGAgaactatttcttttatttagtacaataatataaatgtcataaaataatttacaaaattatgtattttcatacttaattagtaatttatacAAACAAGTTTAAATtacaaatactcaatatacaaTTTCAACTCTTCAATCCGTCATTATAAGATGAGATTGTTTCCAGGCTTAAtctgatattattttctttttcctttttagcATTCAAAAGGGATTTAACATCAGTGATGAAACTTTGAACTATGTGCTCGCACTATTTCGAGAAAACACTAATCTTAATTgctttacatatttttattattctttttatccaTCTTTTTTTTTGGCCCGTTCTAATTAtagtatatcttttaattgttaatttagcaagtacaaattttttttataactaatatatttagaggggcaattaatttagattcacaaaaaaaaattataaaattgaataagattaatatattcaaaatgaattacatatataaacttaaaatcaataaattattatacgaaataaaatttaattataaaaatgtaaattaaACATTGAATTTTTAATCCAACAAATAATTAGCATAAAAATCATActtcaaaatcaattttatgataattacaCTTTCTTTTAATGGAAAATATGATTTCTAtttcacttttttctttttcttagcatatatattttatatttttttgttgaatgataattactcagataaaaattaatattagattttgaataatttgcaattagaaaaactatatatatttttatgagagaaacatgaaaaaaaaaattaaataaaattaatttcattaatatctTATCAATTCCGAATTCACTTTTGTTATGATAATATCTATTAGAATTTATGAGGAGAATTctatatagaatttatttaaattaaatacattatttatttctattaagtataatataagaaaaattgatatatagataattaaatattttttctaaatattctCTCTAATTAAccataaatttttaagttttattaattatagaattattaataatgcaaaaaagaaagaagatagtttgtcaaaaatttattaattaataaaattattaatttattaaatactaaatatgaaaaaattacttaaatatCTTTCattcattaatattaatattatcgaatatatcattaaatttcgtaatttatattttaaaatcgcATTATGAAAAGTTTATTAAGTATATTTTCAAAAGATAacgataaaaataaataatattaattgaaaaagattgttttttaataagttgaaaatagattattttttaatagaaaaatatataataaaaatctaaagttATGGAATAATTTCCGAATGCGAAAATATgggaatattttaataattattatttgttaagaATTTCGattctttctaaattataaataaacaacaaaaCTAGAATTTAGGGGCCAGTTAATTCAATTACTAATTCTAGCCAAAGTAGTATAGCGCAATAGGTTTCATACCCAACTTGTCAGAGACCGACAAAAAGAAAGGCATACCATGCGTGACTCGGACACTCAACTCAACGTCAAGAATTATGTTTAACTCAGTTTTACTCACCTAATGTGTAAAGCAAAAgcagaaacaaattaaagtattaatgTAAAGAAGATACCAAAAAAAAGTAGTAGTCGTGAGGCTTACTTGCTCACTTTTTATCCCGGAAAATGACGTCATCTGCAATATTCATGAGCGGCTTTAAGCATTGCGGTGAGAATTTCCTCGCAAAAAGGTAAGAGTAGCTAGAATTGGACTGTCTCAGTCTATAAATCAGCTGTGGTGAGATCTCTTCTGCTTGATACAAATAAGGATGCCCATCAAAGCTTCCAGTCCAATTCACATTTGTAAGTGTGTAATGACTGCAACCTTGAGGATCCTTCATTGATAAAAGAGTAGGAAAATAATGCTCTTCCGGGTAACAAGAATCTATATTCAAGCAaggaattttaaattttcccCATAATTTCTTGTCTTGAAGAACCATCAAGGCATGTCTTTtggctaaaataaaaaattgtgaTCCTACCCTGAATTTATCAAATGGGATTTCTGGTAACATCATGTTTTCGCCTCTAGCATTGTATCTCTCTTGCAAGTTTGGATCAATTGAGATAATTTCTATGAAGCTTTTGTGGCGCGATTGAGTGGCAAAAGCATGGTAAATGCTGGGGGCGAAAAGGgtattatatatgtaattaaagGAGTGAAGAGGGACGCAATGTTGGGATATAAGGGCGAAGTAGAGGTTTAATGGGTCATCAAGAATGGCTCGAGCAAGAAGTCTACGCTCAGCAGAGATTAAAGAAGGAGATCCTCTTTGGGTTTTTCTGCTTGGGATGAATTGTGTTTTGAAAATACCATTTGGTACTGAAACTTTAGCAAATGGGTCAGCATGAACATAGACATTGAAAAGATGAGTACTGCGTTTAAAGAAGCGTTCCCAGAGGGGATAAAAGGTGAGATCAGAGTTGGTAAGGAAAAGGAAAGCTATTTTTGGACTGGGACTCTTGGTTGAAAAATGAGAGATCTTCTTTCTAGTGGGTGGCGGCGGCGTTGGCGGCGGTTCAAGTGCTCTTTTAAAGAGAATAGGATCGTCTAGTTCTTCATGGAGAGAGATTCGAGATGGGTTTTTATCAAGAAGAAGGATTTGAGGAGCAAATAGATagataagaaagaaagaagatagaaGTGCAAAGGAGTAGACTATTGGGGACAAGAACATGGTCATACATATATCAGAAACCCAACTGATTTTTGTGCTGTAAGAACTCAGTTCGTTCTTTTGAGTTTGTCTGTGTTGGCCTGTTGAAAAGAGAAGCAGAAATTAAATGGTTCGAGGAAGGGTTTTTCCAAGGAGATAGATACTAGTAGATAAGGCTAGaaaatattcttcttcttattattattctcaTTTAATTGtgttgaatttaatttaattaaaaaatttattgtgttaatattgaaatacttttagttttaataaatattaaaagctcactctataattttatttaaatacttatgtaaataaaaatatagtaatttatatttaaatattataaaatagtaacttaaaatatttattaaattatattaaaaattaaaattttaaaataaattgttaaaatatatatctaattatgaaacttatataagaaaatgtatattatataataaatattaaaagtatgaaAGGCGACTAccaattactaattttattttaattttatatataatttatttattttttaattctaataaaattaaatagtttgaTTAATCTAAATGAGTTGTAATCTTATCAAAatcctataaatatttttaatagtataagaaattgaattcatactatatatatacctataatagaattcaaataactcaatacaaatttttataaaaaattaaaataagaatttaaaaaagatttgatattttaattttatcttatattaatattaatttatgtgtttattattaaaatacttcATTTGCacgattatttaatttttaatattttttattaatattttgcttctttttatCATCTCTtcttacttttaatattttttaaaaataaaaattctattttatttaataataatattaaaattttatattatagaatttaaaattttaagaactttTGACCAACTCCAAGCATGAGAGAAAGATGCACAAACGGGCTAATTCTCGAAAAACCAATTCTTCCTCTTGCACTAAGTAAGTTCAGGTGCAAGGATTGAGACTGGAGATCTGCAAACCGAACTAACATGGTGCCAAGCTAGTTCACGCTATGCCGAAAGGGCAAAGGGAACAATAATCTAGGTTTATTTGAGCGAAATGAATgaacatttttatatttttttctttattaacaaggaaatttattttcatgttttttgttaaataactatttaaataatataattaagttattttacaaaaataaataaaactaattattcattaacataaattagttttaataaataataattttaaaagaaatattagataaaataaaaatatacagtTCAGTATTGATAATGAGttattatattaaagtaagaaataaatttgaatattttataattttatatacatttatttGAACTCTAATTATGCATTAAATGTGTAAAGTATACAATAACATATGATCTATTATACATTATATAATAgttaaatactttttaataaaaatcatattatctactaatttattaaatgtgtttatattatgatttttataataataaaaatgcaaaaaaggAGAGAATAAGTAAATTTACGGAAAAGACCCTAAAATTAgtgttgttaaaatttttgaatttagtttttttactaatttaatataattaatagaaaataataatgtggGCGGCGGTTTCGAGCGTATACCAAAGTGTTTTTAGCTACTATGCCACTGCaagactttttaatttaattaggaaCACGTTAACCAGTCACAAGGACTAGAGCGAAAATAAGAGTCGCCACCTGGATAAccgaaatatttttattaatgagtGACGTTTCTCAATTCTATAAGAAAGCTTACGTCACAAATATAGAGATTGATCaagaagccaacttccttaattgtgtatatttatttttaattttagtatttaacaAGCTATTCCTTATAAATGCAGCATAATATCTCTACACATTAAGCACTACAGCATGTGAGATCCGCCTAAGTCTAGCCCTTATTAAAGCCAACCCAATAcctaaaattattagcataatTTACTAGTCAATTATGTATAAGACTTACCTAGTCTAGCtcaattacaagttatgctttAATAATCAAGCATGTTAAGCCTACTAACTACTTTTTATGGAAAGGCCTAATTCGGTGACCATCTAATATAGCCCAATTTTAACTTAACTAAGCATAGTAAAGCCCATTAAGTCCATACAGATTTTAGATTAAACCCCAATTGCCATTTTAATTAAGCTAATATACTACAGTTTTCACGCCAACTCCAATTTTAGGGCCTAAGTCTATGTGGCTTGTTTTAGTTAATCAATCAtataacatttatttaatcatacaGTAAGTAAATATTAAGCAAAATAAAGCgcagaaaataaatctaactattacaactcgcctacaactaaaaaagaaaaaaaaagacctaaaactaagtacaaaacataaataacttaacaaatacatcaaaaattCACAAATGGCcaaaatttaggattttaggGTGCAGAGCTAATCAACTACAAGTgaagagccaatcggctctgcaCTAATCCAATCGGCTTTAGGGCTTTGGCAAACGATTTTCGACAGTTCTTCCCTCGATCCGATGCCCCAGAGCCAATCATACATGTACATGAAATATGAAATCAattaaaacgtgtaaatttaaataaaaaatataaaaaaaatataaaattaattaagaaaatccTAAAAGATCATGCAAACCCTAAAATACCTGGACTAGCAGTAAACAAGAATGgttaaatatcatattttggTCTTGTAATCCTAAAAACATTTAACTACAAAGACATGAAAAATTATGGATCTAAtctaaaaccctaatcatgttattaatcattaaaggGAAAAGACAATCAAAACCCtacattttcttattattagattcaatTCCCAgtaatattcttattattatattcaattccCAGCAATGTCACAATATGTAATCACAAAAAAGAACACATTCTaatcacataaaatatataaattaataaaaataaaacctaatcatatttttagaaaagcataaaaagaGCCAATCTTGAAAGATGATATGGATGATGTTGATGCTGGGGGAATCCTCAAGTTGTTATTGTAGTTAGTTGTTCTCTAAGTCTTAAGAGATGATGATACAGTTGAATCGAAAACCAGTTAAGGATCCAGTGCTACTTGGGATATGAAAAAGCTTCTATCGTTTTCTTCAAAAACTTCAATCCTCACAAATCAAAAAAATGATGCCGAATCAAGAAAACCACGAATCGACACTctatagagccgattggctctaaagaataaaattttgaaaaatatttacaatttagtccctgaacttgcgaaaatcattattttcaaaCTTCACTTTTCTTAACAGTTAAACccaaattgatttcagaaAGGTAATTTTGATCAGATTAAACTCAATCCTCACCTCCGATTCGCCCGTCCTCCGTCTTCCGAGACCCAAAAGAGATAGTAACTTTCTTCATAGggttttctataattttctcAATATCTAAATTCGGAAAATGGATGCTAATAACTATTGTGGTTTTTCGAAACTTATAAGCACGCAATgcgattaaataaattgagacaaacGATAAACATAAAGGATACAGTAAAAGGATATCTTGATAAGCTATAGAGACCACACCCCGTCAGCTCGAGAAGGCTTTTGATTTGGTATGGGGGCCACGCTCGCTTAAGTTCTAAGGACTTCACTTGCTTGAATTTGGGAACCATGCCTGTTGATATGGGAACCACGCCTAGTGACGTGGGAACCACGCCCGTCGATTTAGGAGCCACGCCCTTTGATTTGAAAACCACACTTGCCGATTATTTACAAAAACTTCCTTCAGgccatttttataattttactacTTTGGGTCAATTTGGTAAATTTTCACTTATGGGTgcttttaattaagaattccCTATCTTGGGGTGAGATCTAATTCGTTTGATGTTATTTAGAGGATATGCTGACATTTAGTCTGCCTAGGggctaaaatataattttgataggTCGGGGaccaattttataattttttaaaaatttccaCCTCAGGATGCAATTTGGTCTTCCATACATTTTATAGGAACTAGTATTGATACTTGGTCCATTTAaggactaaaatataatttcgaTAGTCCAAAGGACTAAATGGCACTTTTGCCCTTTTCTTTGGACCTATATAAGGCCTTCATATCCATCCACAAATCACTTTATCGTCatttatccttttattttctctcaggTCCCTTCTCgctttttcttcaatttctcGCCCTTTTCTTAACCAAAATGTCACGAAACTAGTCTTGAAATGGCGACCTTATCATCAGATTCTTAGGACGCACCCTGATCGCACCGAATTAGGAGTTCTCACCATTAATTTCTCACCAAAACAACTTAGAGCTTGTGAAAGGAGAGGACATCCCTTTTTTAGCGAAACTGAACACCCACGGGGTGTTCTCAACCGTCAGAGAGGTATTTTTCCAACTTTAAACTTTGTTTCCTATCACTTATATATTAGATACATGCGTTATTTGTTCCAAATAGGCATAATTTTATGAAGTGTGTGAAAAAAACGTGCCTTAGCCCATAGAGCCGATTCAGCACGCGCACAGCAGATCGGCTCTGTGTAGTGCCAATTCAGCTCTGCGTAGTCCGAATCGACCGTGCACAGGCCGAAAAGCGATTTTAGCATAGACTAAcaataaattgatttaataCTTACTTGATTGATGCCCTTTTCATGATGTGCAACATGTTTACATACCTTTGCTTGTGCTTTTTTAGAGTGACATTGTGTTAATCCGATTTGCAAGAAACTTCTAAGGTGCTCGTGAGTGGTTTGACGAGTTCTTGAGCCCTGTTCAGGCTAGGATCGGCGACACTTGCTTCCACCGCTTCGTCACTATGTTTCCATCGGTAACTAGGAGGATGA
The nucleotide sequence above comes from Ricinus communis isolate WT05 ecotype wild-type chromosome 6, ASM1957865v1, whole genome shotgun sequence. Encoded proteins:
- the LOC107261059 gene encoding glycosyltransferase BC10 isoform X1, producing the protein MTMFLSPIVYSFALLSSFFLIYLFAPQILLLDKNPSRISLHEELDDPILFKRALEPPPTPPPPTRKKISHFSTKSPSPKIAFLFLTNSDLTFYPLWERFFKRSTHLFNVYVHADPFAKVSVPNGIFKTQFIPSRKTQRGSPSLISAERRLLARAILDDPLNLYFALISQHCVPLHSFNYIYNTLFAPSIYHAFATQSRHKSFIEIISIDPNLQERYNARGENMMLPEIPFDKFRVGSQFFILAKRHALMVLQDKKLWGKFKIPCLNIDSCYPEEHYFPTLLSMKDPQGCSHYTLTNVNWTGSFDGHPYLYQAEEISPQLIYRLRQSNSSYSYLFARKFSPQCLKPLMNIADDVIFRDKKKYQGYVDSFKKERKEKQYLTIVRMQWKVLGALGPSLH
- the LOC107261059 gene encoding glycosyltransferase BC10 isoform X2, which produces MTMFLSPIVYSFALLSSFFLIYLFAPQILLLDKNPSRISLHEELDDPILFKRALEPPPTPPPPTRKKISHFSTKSPSPKIAFLFLTNSDLTFYPLWERFFKRSTHLFNVYVHADPFAKVSVPNGIFKTQFIPSRKTQRGSPSLISAERRLLARAILDDPLNLYFALISQHCVPLHSFNYIYNTLFAPSIYHAFATQSRHKSFIEIISIDPNLQERYNARGENMMLPEIPFDKFRVGSQFFILAKRHALMVLQDKKLWGKFKIPCLNIDSCYPEEHYFPTLLSMKDPQGCSHYTLTNVNWTGSFDGHPYLYQAEEISPQLIYRLRQSNSSYSYLFARKFSPQCLKPLMNIADDVIFRDKK